The genomic stretch CCGAGGCGTCGTTCGGTGAGGTGGGCTACGGCTTCCGTCTGGACTCCGAGGAGCGGCGCCGCCGTTACATGCTGTTGTCCCTGCTGGCGGACGGCGTGGACCTCGCCGTGTACCGGCAGCGCTTCTGCACCGATGCGCTGGAGGACTTCCCGGAGCTGGAGGAGTTGGAGGCGCACGGACTGGCTCGGAAGAACAGTGGGGTGGTGCAGCTCACCGCGGCGGGCGTGGAGCGCTCCGACCTGATTGGCCCCTGGCTGCACTCCGACCAGGTGCAGGCGATGATGAAGGAGTACGCTTGGCGATGAAGCTCACCGTGCTCTATCGGGGCCCGCTGTCCAGCTGCAACTACGGTTGCGAGTACTGCCCCTTCGGCAAGTGGAAGCACACCGACGAGGAGCTGGCCAAGGACCGCGCGGACCTGGAGCGATTCGTCGCGTGGGTGGAGGCGCGTACGCAGGACACGGTGTCGGTGTTCTTCACGCCGTGGGGCGAGGCGCTCATCTGGCCCTGGTACCAGGAGGCGCTGGCGCGCCTGTCCCACCTGCCGCACGTGGAGCGGTTGGCCATCCAGACGAACCTGTCCTGCAAGCTGGACTGGGTGGCCCAGGCGCGCGCGGACAAGCTGGGCATCTGGGCCACGTACCATCCGGAGTGGACCAAGCGGCACCGCTTCGTGGCCCAGTGCGCGAAGCTGACCGAGCTGGGCGTGCGGCACAGCGTGGGCGTCGTGGGCTTCCTGCGCTTCACGGAGGAGGCCGAGACGCTCCGTGCCGAGCTGCCTGCGGACACCTACCTGTGGATCAACGCGGTGAAGGACGGGCAGGAGGAGCCGTACATGGCGGAAGACGTGGCGCGCTTCACGCGCTTGGACCCGCTCTTCCCGGTGAACAACACGCGCCACCCGAGCCTGGGCCGCGCATGCCGGGGCGGGGAGTCCGTCATCTCCGTGGACGGCGAGGGCACGGCGCGGCGGTGTCACTTCATCGAGGAGGCCATTGGCAACATCTACGCGCCGGACTTTGACGCCGCGCTGAAGCCCCGGCCCTGTGCGAAGCAGACCTGTGGTTGTCATATCGGGTACGTGCACCTGGAGTACCTGGAGCTGGACCGGGTCTTCGGCTCCGGCATCCTGGAGCGCGTCCCGGCCACGCCCCTGTGGAAGTAGCTGGAGCGATTCCCGGCAGCGTGAGGTGCGAACGTCACGGAAGCTGACGCAAGGCTTCTTGAATCTCCCACTCGTAGACGGTGAGCCCGTCGCGGCGGAGGTTGGGGAGCAGGTCCCCGAAGGCATTGGCTTCCAGCACGCGGTGCCCGGTGAAGTGCTCCTCGTACATGAGGTCGATGCCCACGTGCAGGCAGTCATGGGCCCGCGCCACTGTGCGGCAGCTCACCATGGCATCCGCGAGCTCGTTCCGTGGCACCGCCGCGTGGAAGTCGTCCAAGTCGCCCCGCCATCCGCCCAGGTGCAGGTTGGTGATGGGCCGCATGCTCTGCCGCACCACCGTGAAGGCCGGTTCGCCTCGGACCATCAGCACCCGGCAGTCGAAGTAATCGCCGCCCAGCCGCGCCTTGGGAATCGAGCGCTCCACCTGTGAGCCTTCGCCCAGCAGATACGTGAGGATTTCATCCACCTGCTCGGGCTCATCGACGCGGCGAACCTTCAGCGAGTTGTACCAACCCGTCTTCGCCACCTCGATGGTGGTGGTCAGCGTGTCCACCGAGCGCCCCCGCCGGTAGATGGCGAGACACGATGCGGAGGAGCCACACGACACCTTCACGAACACCTCGCGGCAGTCCTCCGCCTTCATCCGTTCGCGGAGCGATTCCACGTCCGTGACGCCATCCATCGGCTCGGGAACCGGCACTCCCAGGGCGGCGTAGCGGCGAGAGGTGATGCGCTTGTCGAAGAGGTCCGCGATGGCGGTGGGCTTCTGGAGGACGCGCCAGCGCGGATGCGCCGTGAAGATGGCCCCCAGCTCCGTCAGGGCGCGCAGAAAGCCCAGGTGGTGCTGCCGGGGGCTGAGAATCCGGCCGTGGTCCTCGGGAAGTCGGTCCACCTGCTCCGGCGTCAGGACGGAACAGCCGTGGTCCACTGCGTCCGCGTAGCCCCGCTGGAGCAGGGCCTTCTCCACGTCCCAGTTTTCGCCCGTGGAATCGATGCGGACGAGCGCCTCCGAGTCCGGCAGGTCCGCCAGGAGGTCCGGTGTTGCCAGTAGCTCACGCCATGGCACGACGTGCGCGGGCGGCAGCCCCTGTCTGGCGAGGGCCTCCTGGAACAGCGTGACGCGCCGGTTCTCCGGGTTGCCGATGAGGATGAACGGAGGCGCGCCCATGATGCCGGACTACTCGCTTACCGCGACGTAGCGGCCGCCTTCGTCATCGTCGTAGATGTCGCGTTGGTTCCCTGCCGCCACGTCCGGGCACAACGAGGCCAACAGCTTCACGCCTTTGCGCGTGAGCTGGTTCTGCGACACGTCCAGCTTCTTGAGGTGCTTGAACGCCGCCGCGTTCGCCACTAGGACCGCCGCGTCGGAGTCCATCAGCGTGCCCTTCGACAAGTCCAGTGACTCCAGCTGCTTCAGCACCTTGGCCTTCGGCAGCACGGTCGCGAGCTCGTCGGAGAAGGCAGCGTTGCACAGTCCCAGGTGCTTCAGGTTCGGCAGCTCCGTGGCGTCGAGGATGGGCTGGATGTCGCTCGGGCGGTACCGTCCGCCGTACTCCTCGCTGCCGAACCAGACTTCCAACTGCTCCAGCTTCGGCCACTTCGCACTGGCGATGGACTGCACCGCGGGCCGAGGAAGGCCGCCCGACTCCATCGTGAAGCGACGCAGCTCCGGCAGCTCCACCGGCCCCAGACGCACGTCTCCGCCACGCAGCCTCAAGGTGGTGAGGTGGGGCAGGGCCTTGAGCAGGGGCGCGAGGTTCCCCAGCTTGACCCAGGAGATCTCCGACTCGTCCGGGAAGACGAAGTCACCGATGAACAGCCGCTGAAGCGTCTTTGGCGCCAGCTTGGTGATGACCTTGATGAGGTCGCCGTACTCGTTGTCACCGTCGTTGTCCGGCAGGCCGAGCGTCAGCTCCTGGAGGAACCGCGCGGAGGGGCTGCGCAGCAGCATCGTCAGTGTCTCGACGACGTCGAAGTCGGCGTCCGAATCGTACCCCGGCGCCGCGACGCGCGCGCCACGGATGAAGCCCA from Myxococcus xanthus encodes the following:
- a CDS encoding STM4011 family radical SAM protein, coding for MKLTVLYRGPLSSCNYGCEYCPFGKWKHTDEELAKDRADLERFVAWVEARTQDTVSVFFTPWGEALIWPWYQEALARLSHLPHVERLAIQTNLSCKLDWVAQARADKLGIWATYHPEWTKRHRFVAQCAKLTELGVRHSVGVVGFLRFTEEAETLRAELPADTYLWINAVKDGQEEPYMAEDVARFTRLDPLFPVNNTRHPSLGRACRGGESVISVDGEGTARRCHFIEEAIGNIYAPDFDAALKPRPCAKQTCGCHIGYVHLEYLELDRVFGSGILERVPATPLWK
- a CDS encoding STM4014 family protein, encoding MGAPPFILIGNPENRRVTLFQEALARQGLPPAHVVPWRELLATPDLLADLPDSEALVRIDSTGENWDVEKALLQRGYADAVDHGCSVLTPEQVDRLPEDHGRILSPRQHHLGFLRALTELGAIFTAHPRWRVLQKPTAIADLFDKRITSRRYAALGVPVPEPMDGVTDVESLRERMKAEDCREVFVKVSCGSSASCLAIYRRGRSVDTLTTTIEVAKTGWYNSLKVRRVDEPEQVDEILTYLLGEGSQVERSIPKARLGGDYFDCRVLMVRGEPAFTVVRQSMRPITNLHLGGWRGDLDDFHAAVPRNELADAMVSCRTVARAHDCLHVGIDLMYEEHFTGHRVLEANAFGDLLPNLRRDGLTVYEWEIQEALRQLP
- a CDS encoding WGR domain-containing protein, with product MPRFEYTEGTSSKFWEIERKDTVVTTRWGRIGTEGQEKTQKFKQAYEALQAYQKQVLEKTKKGYTRIKPKDTAPAAKSNPELEAAILQAPDSDDGYLVYADWLQGQGDPRGELIALQHAQRQAQGAEATSLKRKVAALYKKHQGALLGVGLTSMLGEKALTLEWHLGFIRGARVAAPGYDSDADFDVVETLTMLLRSPSARFLQELTLGLPDNDGDNEYGDLIKVITKLAPKTLQRLFIGDFVFPDESEISWVKLGNLAPLLKALPHLTTLRLRGGDVRLGPVELPELRRFTMESGGLPRPAVQSIASAKWPKLEQLEVWFGSEEYGGRYRPSDIQPILDATELPNLKHLGLCNAAFSDELATVLPKAKVLKQLESLDLSKGTLMDSDAAVLVANAAAFKHLKKLDVSQNQLTRKGVKLLASLCPDVAAGNQRDIYDDDEGGRYVAVSE